One genomic region from Salinicola endophyticus encodes:
- a CDS encoding 1-acyl-sn-glycerol-3-phosphate acyltransferase: MTQSSTTPPNSAEAAIDLDRFADIRPYHDDEVAGVLARLAQDSELLDAITRYRLPRLARVAPPLARFLASLRLRREVRGVATIRDFQLRIADYMAHMIARTTQGFSVEGLDRLSSDQAYLFIGNHRDIALDPAFVNYALYVEGHDTVRIAIGDNLLQKPFVTDLMRLNKSFIVPRSVKGKRAMLAAYQSLSGYIRHSISDDNHSVWLAQREGRAKDGVDRTDSAIVKMLCMARRQEENDPDIGRAVQELQIVPVSISYEYDPCDLLKARELHAKETAGRYQKVEFEDIRSIVSGIIGNKGRVKLAFGTPLSADFDSADAVAAEIDRQVLSNYPLFPSHQLALAETGLAPDLVDLSAVTAEDRERFQTRLAEVPAELRPWWLKQYANPILNRAGRLDSDAS; this comes from the coding sequence ATGACGCAGAGCTCCACCACGCCGCCCAATAGCGCCGAGGCCGCGATCGATCTCGATCGCTTCGCCGACATCCGTCCTTACCACGACGACGAGGTCGCCGGCGTGCTGGCACGCCTGGCACAGGATAGCGAGCTGCTCGACGCCATCACCCGCTACCGCCTGCCGCGCCTGGCACGTGTCGCGCCGCCGCTGGCCCGCTTTCTCGCCAGCCTGCGTCTGCGCCGTGAAGTGCGCGGGGTCGCCACCATCCGCGACTTCCAGCTGCGCATCGCCGACTACATGGCACACATGATCGCGCGCACCACGCAAGGCTTCAGCGTCGAAGGGCTCGATCGACTGTCGTCGGATCAGGCGTATCTGTTCATCGGCAACCATCGTGACATCGCCCTCGACCCCGCCTTCGTCAACTATGCGCTCTACGTCGAGGGACACGACACCGTGCGCATCGCGATCGGCGATAATCTGCTGCAGAAGCCCTTCGTCACCGACCTGATGCGGCTCAACAAGAGTTTCATCGTGCCGCGCTCGGTCAAGGGCAAGCGCGCCATGCTGGCGGCCTACCAGTCACTCTCGGGCTATATCCGCCACTCGATCAGCGACGACAACCACTCGGTCTGGCTGGCCCAGCGCGAGGGCCGCGCCAAGGACGGCGTCGATCGCACCGATAGCGCCATCGTCAAGATGCTGTGCATGGCCAGGCGCCAGGAGGAGAACGACCCCGACATCGGCCGTGCGGTGCAGGAGCTGCAGATCGTGCCGGTGTCGATCAGCTACGAGTACGACCCCTGCGATCTGCTCAAGGCGCGCGAGCTGCACGCCAAGGAGACCGCTGGCCGCTACCAGAAGGTCGAGTTCGAGGACATCCGCTCGATCGTCTCCGGCATCATCGGCAACAAGGGCCGGGTCAAGCTGGCCTTCGGCACGCCGCTGTCGGCGGACTTCGACTCCGCCGATGCGGTGGCCGCCGAGATCGACCGCCAGGTGCTGTCGAACTACCCGCTGTTCCCGAGTCATCAGCTGGCCCTGGCCGAGACCGGCCTCGCCCCCGATCTGGTCGACCTCTCTGCGGTCACCGCAGAAGATCGCGAACGCTTCCAGACGCGCCTGGCAGAGGTGCCGGCCGAGCTGCGCCCATGGTGGCTGAAGCAGTACGCCAACCCGATCCTCAACCGCGCTGGACGCCTGGATAGCGACGCTTCCTGA
- a CDS encoding recombination-associated protein RdgC — protein MWFKHCHLYRCHDVEVLALEDLESALAEFAFRPVSPREARRVGWSAPAGRGSDQRVHEIQGHRLLSMLRQERLLPASVVNEEVAERSEAREQAEGQPLPRRERQLLKEQVMEELLPQAFTRTQRVELWWDTRRRLIGINASSRKRAEEVLDLLRQTLGSLKVTPLATRTPPSRGMTQWLSDAGSRPPSLLLGDQVELRAAEDDGVLRARQVDLDSEEIQSLLEGGRQASKLSVGSEGQLRTVLHDDLALKSLQFDDALLDEASQTEDGDDPAVALETDFALMSQALATFIEQLIDWLGGEAETSAPTP, from the coding sequence ATGTGGTTCAAGCACTGTCATCTTTACCGCTGCCATGACGTCGAGGTTCTCGCGCTGGAGGACCTGGAGAGCGCCTTGGCAGAATTTGCGTTTCGCCCCGTCTCGCCTCGCGAGGCACGCCGGGTCGGCTGGAGCGCCCCGGCCGGCCGCGGCAGCGACCAGCGCGTACACGAGATCCAGGGCCACCGGCTGCTGTCGATGCTGCGCCAGGAGCGCCTGCTGCCCGCCTCGGTGGTCAATGAAGAGGTCGCCGAGCGCAGCGAGGCACGCGAGCAGGCCGAAGGCCAGCCGCTGCCCCGGCGCGAGCGCCAGCTGCTCAAGGAGCAGGTAATGGAGGAGCTGCTGCCGCAGGCCTTCACCCGCACCCAGCGCGTCGAGCTGTGGTGGGATACCCGTCGCCGGCTGATCGGTATCAACGCCTCCAGCCGCAAGCGCGCGGAAGAGGTGCTGGATCTGCTGCGCCAGACCCTGGGCTCACTCAAGGTCACGCCACTGGCGACCCGCACGCCGCCATCGCGCGGCATGACCCAGTGGCTGAGCGACGCCGGCAGCCGCCCGCCCAGTCTGCTGCTGGGCGATCAGGTCGAGCTGCGCGCTGCCGAGGACGACGGCGTGCTGCGTGCGCGTCAGGTCGATCTCGACAGCGAGGAGATCCAGTCGCTGCTCGAGGGCGGCCGCCAGGCCAGCAAGCTGAGCGTCGGCAGCGAGGGACAGCTGCGCACCGTGCTGCACGACGACCTGGCACTGAAGTCATTGCAGTTCGACGACGCCCTGCTCGACGAAGCCAGTCAGACCGAAGATGGCGACGACCCCGCGGTGGCGCTGGAGACCGATTTCGCGCTGATGTCCCAGGCACTCGCCACCTTCATCGAACAGCTGATCGACTGGCTCGGCGGTGAAGCCGAGACGTCGGCCCCGACACCATGA
- a CDS encoding thioesterase family protein: protein MDSRITHTQVRVRGFHLDGYGHVNHARYLEFLEEGRWAFADEHPAFAAGMAEGVALVAVNLNIDYRRAAVINDDLDIETCLSHIGGRSARVAHRIVHRDSGELVVSALLTFVLLDQRSGEVVPLEGVWRERLEPLLVAEAEAR from the coding sequence ATGGATTCACGCATCACTCATACCCAGGTTCGCGTCCGCGGCTTTCATCTGGATGGCTATGGCCACGTCAATCACGCCCGTTATCTCGAATTTCTGGAGGAGGGTCGCTGGGCCTTCGCCGATGAGCACCCCGCGTTCGCCGCCGGCATGGCCGAGGGCGTGGCGCTGGTCGCGGTCAATCTCAACATCGATTACCGCCGCGCCGCGGTGATCAACGACGATCTCGACATCGAGACCTGTCTGTCGCATATCGGCGGGCGCAGCGCCCGGGTGGCGCACCGTATCGTGCACCGCGACAGTGGCGAGCTGGTGGTGAGCGCGCTGCTGACCTTCGTGCTGCTCGATCAGCGCAGCGGTGAGGTGGTGCCGCTCGAAGGGGTGTGGCGCGAGCGCCTCGAACCGCTGCTGGTCGCCGAGGCGGAAGCACGCTAG
- the gyrA gene encoding DNA gyrase subunit A translates to MGDIAREILPVNIEDELKQSYLDYAMSVIIGRALPDVRDGLKPVHRRVLYAMHELGNDWNKPYKKSARVVGDVIGKYHPHGDSAVYDTIVRMAQHFSMRHVLIDGQGNFGSIDGDNAAAMRYTEVRMARLSHELLADLEKDTVDWVDNYDGTERIPEVLPTKVPNLLINGASGIAVGMATNIPPHNMVEVISGCLALIQDYTLTVDDLMEYIPGPDFPTAGIINGRAGILEAYRTGRGRIYVRARHTVEFDKKSGRDQIVITELPYQVNKARLIEKIAELVKEKRVEGIAELRDESDKDGLRVVIEIKRGESGDVVVNNLFAHTQLETVFGINIVALHDGQPKTLNLKELLEAFIRHRREVVTRRTLFELKKARERGHILEGLAVAISNIDEVIELIKASPNAAEAKEKLIARDWQPGQVTGMLERAGATSCKPEDLDEGYGLTDDRALYRLSPAQAQAILELRLHRLTGLETEKLLDEYLSILERIAELNHILASPDRLLEVIREELEGIRDQYGNARLTEIQTSRLDLTMEDLIAEEDMVVTLSRGGYAKTQPISDYQAQKRGGRGKSATSMKDEDVIEHLVVASTHDTMLLFSNRGKVYWLKTYEMPNASRGSRGKPLVNLLPLDDGESINAILPVRDYNPESYIFFATASGTVKRTSLDQFSRPRSVGLIALDLEEGDRLIGAAITSGSDHVMLLSSNGKAIRFEEGHVRPMGRTARGVRGMRLAAGAEVISLIIPQSQTIDADADNELDGDTATSADGSEEQIYILTASEHGYGKRTRLEEFPIRGRGGQGVIAMQTTERNGALVAAMQVRDSDEMMLITDRGTLVRTRVGEVSITSRNTQGVTLIRTSEGEHLVKTVRVDEPQDEALDELETPEETEVAEGEVPPEAGETPPPADDDA, encoded by the coding sequence ATGGGTGATATCGCCAGAGAAATTCTGCCAGTCAACATCGAGGATGAACTCAAGCAGTCCTACCTGGACTACGCGATGAGCGTCATCATCGGGCGTGCTCTGCCCGACGTCCGCGATGGCTTGAAGCCGGTGCACCGGCGCGTGCTCTACGCCATGCACGAGCTTGGCAACGACTGGAACAAGCCGTACAAGAAATCGGCGCGCGTGGTCGGCGATGTGATCGGTAAATATCACCCCCACGGCGACAGTGCGGTCTATGACACCATCGTACGCATGGCGCAGCACTTCTCCATGCGCCACGTGCTGATCGATGGTCAGGGCAACTTCGGTTCCATCGACGGCGACAACGCTGCCGCCATGCGTTACACCGAGGTGCGCATGGCACGGCTCTCCCATGAGCTGCTGGCGGATCTCGAGAAGGATACGGTCGACTGGGTCGACAACTACGACGGCACCGAGCGGATTCCCGAGGTGCTGCCGACCAAGGTGCCCAACCTGCTGATCAATGGTGCCTCGGGCATCGCGGTAGGGATGGCGACCAATATTCCGCCGCATAACATGGTCGAGGTGATCAGCGGCTGTCTGGCACTGATCCAGGACTACACCCTGACGGTCGACGACCTGATGGAGTACATCCCCGGGCCCGATTTTCCCACCGCCGGCATCATCAACGGCCGCGCCGGCATCCTCGAGGCGTATCGTACCGGGCGCGGCCGCATCTACGTGCGGGCCCGCCACACGGTCGAGTTCGACAAGAAGAGCGGACGCGACCAGATCGTCATCACCGAGCTGCCTTACCAGGTCAACAAGGCGCGGCTGATCGAGAAGATCGCCGAGCTGGTCAAGGAGAAGCGGGTCGAGGGTATCGCCGAGCTGCGCGACGAGTCCGACAAGGATGGCCTGCGCGTGGTGATCGAGATCAAGCGCGGCGAGTCCGGCGACGTGGTGGTCAACAACCTGTTCGCCCACACCCAGCTCGAGACCGTGTTCGGCATCAATATCGTCGCCCTTCACGACGGTCAGCCCAAGACGCTCAATCTCAAGGAGCTGCTGGAGGCGTTCATTCGCCACCGTCGTGAGGTGGTCACTCGGCGCACTCTGTTCGAGCTCAAGAAGGCGCGTGAGCGCGGTCATATCCTCGAGGGGCTGGCGGTCGCCATCTCCAACATCGACGAGGTTATCGAGCTGATCAAGGCCTCGCCCAACGCGGCCGAGGCGAAGGAGAAACTGATCGCCCGCGACTGGCAGCCGGGGCAGGTGACCGGCATGCTCGAACGTGCCGGCGCCACCTCGTGCAAGCCCGAGGATCTCGATGAGGGCTACGGGCTCACCGACGACCGCGCGCTCTACCGGCTCTCGCCGGCCCAGGCGCAGGCGATCCTGGAGCTGCGCCTGCATCGTCTGACCGGGCTCGAGACCGAGAAACTGCTCGACGAGTACCTGAGCATTCTCGAGCGTATCGCCGAGCTCAACCATATCCTGGCCTCGCCGGACCGGCTGCTGGAGGTGATTCGCGAAGAGCTCGAAGGCATCCGTGATCAGTACGGCAACGCCCGCCTGACCGAGATCCAGACCAGCCGTCTCGATCTCACCATGGAAGACCTGATCGCCGAGGAGGACATGGTGGTCACGCTGTCGCGTGGCGGCTATGCCAAGACCCAGCCGATCTCCGACTACCAGGCGCAGAAGCGCGGCGGGCGTGGCAAGTCGGCCACCAGCATGAAGGACGAGGATGTCATCGAGCATCTGGTGGTGGCCTCGACCCATGACACCATGCTGCTGTTCTCCAACCGCGGCAAGGTCTACTGGCTCAAGACCTACGAGATGCCCAACGCCAGCCGCGGGTCGCGCGGCAAACCGCTGGTCAACCTGCTGCCGCTGGACGATGGCGAGTCGATCAATGCCATTCTGCCGGTGCGTGACTACAACCCGGAGAGCTACATCTTCTTCGCCACCGCCAGCGGCACGGTCAAGCGGACCTCGCTCGACCAGTTCTCGCGTCCGCGTAGCGTCGGTCTGATCGCGCTGGACCTGGAAGAGGGTGATCGCCTGATCGGCGCCGCCATTACCTCCGGCAGTGATCACGTCATGCTGCTGTCGTCCAACGGCAAGGCGATCCGCTTCGAGGAGGGCCATGTGCGCCCGATGGGGCGGACTGCCCGCGGCGTGCGTGGCATGCGTCTGGCCGCAGGTGCCGAGGTGATCAGTCTGATCATCCCGCAGAGCCAGACCATCGATGCCGATGCCGACAACGAGCTCGATGGCGACACCGCCACCAGCGCGGATGGCAGCGAGGAGCAGATCTACATTCTGACCGCCTCCGAGCACGGCTATGGCAAGCGCACCCGGCTCGAGGAGTTTCCGATCCGTGGTCGCGGCGGCCAGGGCGTGATCGCGATGCAGACCACCGAGCGCAACGGCGCCCTGGTGGCGGCGATGCAGGTTCGCGACAGCGACGAGATGATGCTTATCACTGACCGCGGTACCCTGGTGCGTACCCGCGTCGGCGAAGTGTCGATCACCTCGCGCAATACCCAGGGGGTGACCCTGATCCGCACCAGCGAGGGGGAGCACCTGGTCAAGACGGTGCGGGTCGACGAGCCCCAGGACGAAGCGCTCGACGAGCTCGAGACGCCGGAGGAGACCGAGGTGGCCGAAGGTGAAGTGCCGCCGGAGGCCGGCGAGACGCCGCCGCCTGCGGACGACGACGCCTGA
- the serC gene encoding 3-phosphoserine/phosphohydroxythreonine transaminase codes for MTRLHNFCAGPAAMPTAVLERARAEMLDYQGQGLSVMEMSHRSPTFEAIAAKAERDLRDLLAIPDNYRVLFMQGGATMQFACVPLNLLGQGGTPNYLDTGIWSSKAIKEADHLAASHIAASSCESGYVQVPRQGDIALSADAAYLHYCHNETIGGLAFDYIPELEADVPLVCDMSSSILSTPLDVSRFGVIYAGAQKNIGPAGITVVIVREDLLERAQPSAPSLLGWKVYADNDSMINTPPTYAWYLAGLVFEWLKNDIGGVAEMEAINRRKSEALYAAIDASDFYANPIAPANRSLMNVPFTLADASLNGDFLADAEAEGLLNLKGHRSVGGMRASLYNAVSEADVQALITFMADFERRRG; via the coding sequence ATGACACGTCTGCACAATTTCTGTGCCGGTCCGGCGGCCATGCCGACGGCGGTGCTGGAGCGCGCCCGCGCCGAGATGCTCGACTACCAGGGGCAGGGTCTGTCGGTGATGGAGATGAGTCACCGCAGCCCGACCTTCGAGGCAATCGCGGCCAAGGCCGAGCGCGATCTGCGTGATCTGCTCGCGATCCCCGACAACTACCGGGTGCTGTTCATGCAGGGCGGCGCCACGATGCAGTTCGCCTGCGTGCCGCTCAACCTGCTCGGGCAGGGTGGGACACCCAACTATCTCGATACCGGCATCTGGTCGAGCAAGGCGATCAAGGAGGCGGATCATCTGGCCGCCTCGCACATTGCCGCTTCGAGCTGCGAGAGCGGCTACGTGCAGGTGCCGCGCCAGGGCGACATCGCGCTCTCCGCGGATGCGGCCTACCTGCACTACTGTCACAACGAGACCATCGGCGGGCTAGCCTTCGATTACATCCCCGAACTCGAGGCCGACGTGCCGCTGGTGTGCGACATGTCGTCGTCGATCCTCTCCACGCCGCTGGACGTGAGCCGCTTCGGGGTGATCTACGCCGGCGCGCAGAAGAACATCGGCCCCGCCGGCATTACCGTGGTCATCGTGCGCGAGGATCTGCTCGAACGGGCGCAGCCCTCGGCGCCCTCGCTGCTCGGCTGGAAGGTCTACGCCGACAACGATTCGATGATCAACACGCCGCCGACCTACGCCTGGTATCTCGCCGGCCTGGTGTTCGAGTGGCTCAAGAACGACATCGGCGGCGTCGCCGAGATGGAAGCGATCAACCGGCGCAAGAGCGAGGCGCTCTACGCGGCGATCGACGCCAGCGACTTCTACGCCAACCCGATCGCGCCGGCCAACCGCTCGCTGATGAACGTGCCGTTCACGCTGGCGGACGCGTCGCTCAACGGCGACTTCCTCGCGGATGCCGAAGCCGAGGGGTTGCTCAATCTCAAGGGGCATCGCAGCGTCGGCGGCATGCGCGCGAGCCTTTACAATGCCGTCAGCGAGGCCGACGTGCAGGCGCTGATCACCTTCATGGCCGATTTCGAACGTCGCCGCGGCTGA
- the pheA gene encoding prephenate dehydratase translates to MTDNTDKPLDLASLRQRIDSIDSELLRLISERAECAAQVAQVKTADDPDAVFYRPEREAQVLRRVMERNPGPLNGEEMARLFREIMSACLALEKPIKVAYLGPEGTFTQQAALKHFGHSAISLPMAAIDEVFREVEAGAVNYGVVPVENSTEGVVNNTLDSFMDSGLHISGEVVLRIHHHLLVSNITRQDKISRIYSHPQSFAQCRKWLDAHYPHAERVAVSSNAEAARLVKTEWHSAAIAGDMAAQLYGLDHVAEKIEDRPDNSTRFLIIGNESVPPSGQDKTSIVVAMRNQPGVLHGLLEPFHRHAIDLTRLETRPSRNGVWTYVFFIDFKGHVDDPAVAGVLESVKQHASDMKVLGSYPVGVL, encoded by the coding sequence ATGACTGACAACACCGACAAGCCGCTGGACCTCGCTTCCCTGCGCCAGCGTATCGACAGCATCGACAGCGAGCTGTTGCGCCTGATCAGCGAGCGCGCCGAATGCGCCGCCCAGGTCGCCCAGGTCAAGACCGCCGACGACCCCGATGCCGTGTTCTACCGCCCCGAGCGCGAGGCCCAGGTGCTGCGCCGGGTGATGGAGCGCAACCCCGGGCCGCTCAACGGCGAAGAGATGGCACGGCTGTTCCGCGAGATCATGTCTGCCTGTCTGGCGCTGGAAAAGCCGATCAAGGTCGCCTATCTGGGGCCGGAGGGTACCTTCACCCAGCAGGCGGCGCTCAAGCACTTCGGCCACAGTGCGATCAGCCTGCCGATGGCGGCGATCGACGAGGTATTTCGCGAGGTCGAGGCGGGTGCGGTCAACTATGGGGTAGTGCCGGTGGAGAACTCCACCGAGGGCGTGGTCAACAACACGCTCGACTCGTTCATGGACTCCGGCCTGCACATCAGCGGCGAGGTGGTGCTGCGTATTCACCACCATCTGCTGGTCTCCAATATCACGCGCCAGGACAAGATTTCGCGGATCTACTCGCATCCGCAGTCGTTCGCCCAGTGTCGCAAGTGGCTCGATGCGCACTATCCCCACGCCGAGCGGGTGGCGGTCTCGTCCAACGCCGAGGCTGCAAGGCTGGTCAAGACCGAGTGGCACAGCGCGGCGATCGCCGGTGACATGGCCGCCCAGCTCTACGGTCTCGACCATGTCGCCGAGAAGATCGAGGATCGCCCGGACAACTCCACGCGCTTTCTGATCATCGGCAACGAGTCGGTGCCGCCCTCGGGCCAGGACAAGACCTCGATCGTGGTCGCCATGCGCAACCAGCCCGGGGTGCTGCACGGTCTGCTAGAACCCTTCCATCGCCACGCCATCGATCTCACCCGGCTGGAGACGCGGCCGTCGCGTAATGGCGTCTGGACTTATGTCTTCTTCATCGACTTCAAGGGGCATGTCGACGACCCGGCTGTCGCCGGCGTGCTGGAGTCGGTGAAGCAGCACGCCTCCGATATGAAAGTGCTCGGCTCCTACCCGGTGGGTGTGCTCTAG
- a CDS encoding bifunctional prephenate dehydrogenase/3-phosphoshikimate 1-carboxyvinyltransferase produces MSGETAPTLLIVGLGMIGGSLAAALKAADYRGTLLGCDRNGDEIATGLAMGVIDDGGSMLAPLVARADIVVLAVPVLAMPAVFEALAPALGSRIVTDVGSTKRAVCDAARRVFGTLPARFVPGHPIAGSEKSGVAAANPTLYRHHKVILTPEAETDPAAVQAVRGLWELCGAQVLEMPVARHDQVLARTSHLPHLLAFSLVDTLARQDERLEIFRYAAGGFRDFTRIAGSDPVMWRDIFTANRDALLGALDDFESGLARLRRAVEQGDSDAMLGTFDRASHARHYFETLLNQTSYQAMESRQVQYRVSPGGSVSGRIRVPGDKSISHRSIMLGALADGVTEVKGFLEGEDSLATLQAFRDMGVAIEGPHQGRVTIHGVGLHGLKPPAGPLYVGNSGTAMRLFAGLLAGQAFDTELTGDASLTKRPMARVADPLRLMGACIDTAEGGRPPLRIHGGQPLKGIDYDMPMASAQVKSCLLLAGLYAEGETRVREPAPTRDHTERMLNGFGYAVTREGDVARLSGGGKLTSAPIDVPSDISSATFFLVAAAITPGADLVLEHVGVNPTRIGVINILKLMGADLRLENPREVGGEPVADLHIRYAPLKGVDIPVDQVPLAIDEFPALFVAAANAEGTTRLRGAEELRVKESDRIQAMADGLAILGVDATVFEDGIDIVGKGGESANYGGGRVDSLGDHRIAMAFTVAALRASAPIEIDDCANVATSFPGFVTLAERVGLTLAEVEA; encoded by the coding sequence ATGTCGGGAGAGACCGCGCCCACGCTGCTCATCGTCGGGCTGGGCATGATCGGCGGCTCGCTGGCCGCCGCGCTCAAGGCGGCAGATTACCGTGGCACGCTGCTGGGCTGCGACCGTAATGGTGACGAGATCGCCACCGGGCTGGCCATGGGCGTGATCGACGATGGTGGCAGCATGCTGGCACCGCTGGTGGCGCGCGCCGACATCGTGGTGCTGGCGGTGCCGGTACTGGCGATGCCGGCGGTGTTCGAAGCGCTGGCCCCAGCGCTGGGGTCGCGCATCGTCACCGATGTCGGCAGCACCAAGCGCGCGGTGTGCGACGCCGCGCGGCGGGTCTTCGGCACGCTGCCCGCGCGCTTCGTTCCCGGTCACCCGATCGCCGGCTCGGAGAAGAGCGGGGTCGCTGCGGCCAATCCGACGCTCTATCGTCATCACAAGGTGATCCTGACCCCGGAAGCGGAGACCGATCCGGCGGCGGTGCAGGCGGTGCGCGGCCTATGGGAGCTGTGCGGGGCCCAGGTGCTGGAGATGCCGGTGGCGCGCCACGACCAGGTGCTGGCGCGCACCAGTCACTTGCCGCATCTGCTCGCCTTTTCGCTGGTCGATACCCTGGCGCGCCAGGACGAGCGGCTGGAGATCTTCCGCTACGCCGCCGGCGGCTTTCGCGACTTTACCCGCATCGCCGGCAGCGATCCGGTGATGTGGCGCGACATCTTCACCGCCAACCGCGACGCGCTGCTCGGCGCGCTGGACGACTTCGAGAGCGGGTTGGCGCGACTGCGTCGCGCGGTCGAGCAGGGCGACAGCGATGCCATGCTGGGCACCTTCGACCGTGCCAGTCACGCCCGACACTATTTCGAAACGCTGTTGAATCAGACGAGTTATCAAGCCATGGAATCACGACAGGTGCAGTATCGGGTCTCGCCCGGCGGGTCGGTCAGCGGCCGTATCCGCGTACCCGGGGACAAGTCCATCTCCCACCGCTCGATCATGCTCGGCGCTCTGGCCGACGGGGTGACCGAGGTCAAGGGTTTCCTCGAGGGCGAGGATAGCCTGGCCACGTTGCAGGCGTTCCGCGACATGGGCGTGGCGATCGAAGGGCCGCACCAGGGCCGTGTGACCATCCATGGTGTCGGTCTGCACGGTCTCAAGCCGCCCGCCGGCCCGCTCTACGTGGGCAACTCCGGTACCGCCATGCGGCTGTTCGCCGGGCTGCTCGCCGGGCAGGCCTTCGACACCGAACTCACCGGCGACGCTTCGCTGACCAAGCGTCCCATGGCGCGGGTTGCCGATCCGCTGCGTCTGATGGGCGCGTGCATCGATACCGCCGAGGGCGGGCGTCCGCCGCTCAGGATCCATGGCGGGCAGCCGCTCAAGGGCATCGACTACGACATGCCGATGGCCAGCGCCCAGGTCAAGTCCTGCCTGCTGTTGGCGGGGCTCTACGCCGAGGGCGAGACCCGCGTGCGCGAGCCGGCGCCGACCCGGGACCATACCGAGCGCATGCTCAACGGCTTCGGCTACGCGGTGACTCGCGAGGGAGACGTGGCACGCCTGAGTGGCGGCGGCAAGCTCACCAGCGCGCCGATCGACGTGCCGTCGGACATCTCTTCGGCGACCTTCTTTCTGGTCGCGGCGGCGATCACGCCGGGTGCCGATCTGGTGCTCGAGCATGTCGGCGTCAACCCGACGCGCATCGGTGTGATCAACATTCTCAAGCTGATGGGCGCCGACCTGCGGCTGGAGAATCCGCGCGAGGTGGGCGGCGAGCCGGTGGCCGACCTGCATATTCGTTACGCGCCGCTCAAGGGGGTCGACATTCCGGTCGACCAGGTGCCGCTGGCGATCGACGAATTCCCGGCGCTGTTCGTCGCCGCGGCCAACGCCGAGGGCACCACCCGGCTGCGCGGTGCCGAAGAGCTGCGGGTCAAGGAGTCCGACCGCATTCAGGCGATGGCGGATGGCCTGGCGATCCTGGGGGTCGACGCCACGGTGTTCGAGGATGGCATCGATATCGTCGGCAAGGGCGGCGAGAGCGCCAACTATGGTGGCGGCCGGGTCGACAGCCTCGGTGATCACCGTATCGCCATGGCCTTTACCGTGGCCGCGCTGCGTGCCAGTGCGCCGATCGAGATCGACGACTGTGCCAACGTGGCGACCTCTTTCCCCGGCTTCGTGACCCTGGCCGAGCGGGTGGGGCTCACCCTTGCGGAGGTGGAGGCATGA
- the cmk gene encoding (d)CMP kinase, translating to MSLDAPVLTIDGPGGAGKGTISRMIAERLGWHLLDSGALYRLTALAALRKEVALDDLERLTRQAQRLDVVFAVEDGAARILLEGDDVTRAIRREEVGNAASQVAALPPVREALLQRQRDFRQAPGLVADGRDMGTVVFIDAPLKIYLTASAEERAQRRLRQLREAGEDARLATLLEEIQARDARDMQRAVAPLKPAEDAVELDTTQLDIPEVVERIETLLAERGLT from the coding sequence ATGAGTCTGGACGCTCCCGTACTCACCATCGATGGCCCCGGCGGCGCCGGCAAGGGCACCATCAGCCGCATGATCGCCGAACGCCTGGGCTGGCACCTGCTCGATTCCGGTGCGCTCTACCGGCTCACCGCGCTGGCGGCGCTGCGCAAGGAGGTCGCGCTGGATGACCTCGAGCGGCTGACCCGCCAGGCCCAGCGGCTGGACGTGGTGTTCGCGGTGGAGGATGGCGCGGCGCGTATCCTGCTCGAGGGCGACGACGTGACCCGCGCGATCCGCCGCGAAGAAGTGGGCAACGCCGCTTCCCAGGTAGCCGCACTGCCGCCGGTGCGCGAAGCGCTGCTGCAGCGTCAGCGCGACTTTCGCCAGGCGCCCGGGCTGGTCGCGGATGGTCGCGACATGGGCACCGTGGTGTTCATCGACGCGCCGCTGAAGATCTATCTCACCGCCTCGGCCGAGGAGCGTGCCCAGCGTCGCCTGCGCCAATTGCGCGAGGCTGGTGAAGATGCTAGACTCGCGACCCTTTTGGAAGAAATCCAAGCGCGCGATGCGCGCGATATGCAGCGTGCGGTAGCCCCGCTCAAGCCGGCAGAAGATGCCGTCGAGCTGGACACCACGCAGCTGGATATACCGGAAGTCGTGGAGCGTATCGAAACGCTGCTGGCCGAGCGCGGCCTGACCTGA